A genome region from Anaerolineales bacterium includes the following:
- a CDS encoding NYN domain-containing protein, with product MPYLVDGHNLIGAMPGHRLADPDDEAMMITRLRGFCAASGKAVTVYFDRGAPGLPDPPQAGRLLVRFVPGSSSADRAIRAHLQRLRGEARNWTVVSADREVMAAARQAGAQALSSADFLRRLGQASLPTAGAEKPESPLSEMENAQLLREFEAARRRKAARRA from the coding sequence ATGCCCTACCTGGTTGACGGCCACAATCTGATCGGCGCCATGCCTGGGCACAGATTGGCCGATCCCGATGACGAAGCCATGATGATCACCCGGCTGCGTGGCTTCTGCGCCGCCTCGGGAAAAGCCGTCACGGTGTACTTCGACCGGGGTGCGCCCGGCCTGCCGGATCCGCCCCAGGCGGGACGCCTGCTGGTCCGATTCGTTCCCGGATCTTCGAGCGCCGACCGCGCAATCCGGGCCCATCTCCAGCGACTGCGGGGGGAGGCTCGCAATTGGACGGTGGTGTCCGCGGATCGGGAGGTGATGGCCGCCGCCCGCCAGGCGGGCGCCCAGGCCCTGTCCAGCGCCGACTTCCTGCGGCGGCTGGGTCAGGCCTCCCTGCCGACGGCCGGAGCCGAGAAGCCCGAATCCCCGCTCTCCGAGATGGAAAACGCCCAGCTCCTGCGGGAATTTGAAGCTGCCCGGCGCAGAAAGGCGGCGAG